The Opitutus sp. DNA window AGCCGACGACACACCGCGCCAGCGCGAGCGGGCCTGCCCGGCGGCGGTGGCTTTGCCAGATCAACAGCCCCAACACCGACCAGGGAATCACCCCCCAAAGAAAAGCTCCGATTTCAGCCATAAAACCACGCGACGCTTAAACCACAGAAACGGTGCGCGCCGGATCGCTCGCGCAGGACGCCACTCGCATCGAATAACAGCGCAGGTGGCGCAGACCAAACCAGGTCATGCGCAGCAAAATCCAGCCGTGGCGGAAGCGGGAAATGTTGGTCTCGCCGTAAGTGCGGTCCTTGTAGCGCACCGGCACGTCGCGGATTTTCAGGTCGAGCAACGAAGACCCAAACAGTAGATTAAAATCCCCAAACGGGTCGAAGTCGCCAAAGGGCGCGATGCGTTGCAGCAGGCGCTCGTAGTCGGAGCGCAGCAGCATTTTCGTGCCGCACAGGCTGTCCTTGACCGGCTGGCCGAGCACGAAGGACAGGGCCAAGGCGAAAAACTTATTGCCCAGCAAATTCAAGAAGCGCATGGCCCGGCTTTCCATCGGGTAAACCAGGCGGCTGCCGTTGGCGAACTCGGCCGCCCCCGAGGCGATCACACGGAAAAACTTGGGCAAATCCTCAGGCGGAGCGGTGAGGTCGGCGTCCTGAATCACCAACACGTCGCCGGTGGCCACGGCGAAACCGGCGTGGACTGCGTCCCACTTGCCCTTGCCGGGCTGGCGCAGGCAGCGCACCCGATGCGGCCCGGTGTAGGCGGCGACTTCGCGCTCGATCACCTCCCAGGTGTCGTCACGGCTGTGGCCCTCGACAAAGATCACCTCGGTGCCCGCTCCGAGCACGGGGATGCGCTCCAGCGCGGGGCGGATGTTACCGGACTCATTGCGGGCGGGTACGATCACCGAGCAGGTCAGTCGCCGAGCGGCGTCGGGTAACGGCGGAGTGCGCAGACGGGCGGTGAAAGCCAGGGTAATCCCGAGGTGGCGCAGCCCGGGCAGGCGGACGAGAAAGCGGTTGCACAGGGCGGCCAGACCGGGAATGGCCCAGGGGCAAAGTTGGAGGCGCTCAAAGCGGACGACCTCCCAGCCGGAGAGCTCCAACAAGTTAAGCAGATCACTGTCGGCCAGCCAGGCGCTGGGCGGCTGAGGCATCACCCGGCCAGTGGCGGAGGCCAACCGCAGGGCGGGCGTCCACAGGGTGTTGAGCGAAGTCAGGTGCAGCCGGGTGCGGGGATGGGCGCAGGCCCGGAGGCGTTCGAGCACCGCCTGAATGTCGTCGAGGTAACCGGTGATGTAATCGAGGATGATGTGGTCGAAGGTTTCGCCCTCGGGCACCTGCGCTGCGTCGGCGACACGGAATTCCAAGGTGGGGCTGCCGACGTGGCGAACGCGGGCCTTGGCAATCATGGCGGGGCTGAAGTCCAATCCGAGGCCGCGCACCGGTTGGAGAGCGGCGAGCAAGTCGCCCGTGCCGCAGCCGAGTTCGAGCACCCGGCTGCCGGCGGGAATGTGGTGGCGGAAGTGAGCCAGCAACTGGGCGTGGAAACCGCGCTGGGCGCGGCGGGCGCGGGCGTCGTGCATGGCGACCCAGTCGAAGTGGGTGACCAGGGAGGCAGAGGATGGGTCAATTTCCGGCGATGGCATGAGTAAGGGAGGTGGTGGCTGCGGTGGGCGGACTGGGCTTGGCGGACGGGGCGGCGGGCACGGGCGGCGGCGGGGTTATGGCCACGACCCGACTGATCCGTTGTAACTTCACCCCGAAGCGGCGTTCCGCCAGGGGATCCAAGGTGATGCCCGCCGGAATGCGCGAGTCGGGCTCAGGCGCCCACCCTCCCTCAGCTCCGAGCGGAGCAAAGCGCTGAATGACGATGATCTCCTGAAACGAATGGGCCCGCCAATGGTAAGCGATTCCCTCCGCACACAGAACCGACCGGAAACAAGACGTCGCGCCCATTCCCTGCGCGAACCAAAACAAGGCACTTTTATCCGTAAGCACCAGACGCGTAGCTGGGGGGAGCCGCTCGATCACAGAAAGCTCCCAGCGCTGAGCGGTTTCCACCTGGTTACCATCCGGCTGGTTTTGGGTTACGCGCGCGCCCCACACGCCGTAGCAAACCAGCGCACCAATCATCACAGGACCCGCCAATCGCCAAGAGCGATGCGCCTCGAGTGTCCCCACAGCACCGCCAATCGCCAGGGCGAGCAAGGCATGCAAGGGCAACGACAACCGTGACACAATCGGGTCGCTCAAATCCCCCCAATAATAGGCAAGAAGCAGGACGAGATTAACCGTAACGCCAACGGCGAGCGCCACACAGGCTTGGCTGGCTGGCGACAAATCCCCCCAGCGTAAGTGGCGCCGAAATGCCACGCTCGCCAGCCCAATAAGTGCGGCTCCGCCGGCCCCCGTAAGCCAAGGCGAGTTGGCAATGTTCGGCCCAACGTTAAGAAAGAAATCGTAGGCAAAATCGATATTAGCCGCGAGGTAATCGACTGAAAAGCGATGCTGCAGGCCCTCGCGCAGCTCCCAGAGGATGGGCGTGGCCGTGAGGTAGCGGTTGTGCAAGGCGTAGGGGATGAGCAACAGCGGCCCTGCCAGGGCTCCCCACGACAACAGGGGCCGACCTGCGCGGGCCCAGCCAGCCACCACGATCAATGCGGTCGAGCCGACGTAGATACTCGACTCATAGCGCGTGCTGGCCAACAGGACACTGGTAAGCACCAGAAGATCGAGCCGTTGAGTATCTGGTCGCGCCAAGTACGCTCCCCCGCTCACAACCAAACCCAAAAACAGGGCGAGATTGAGCATCTCTAGGCCTGCCCCGGTGGCATTGAGCAGGACCAAAGAAAAGGATCCCAGCGAAACGAGTGCGACCAGCCCCGCGCGAGTGCCCGCCAACGCCCGCCCTCCCGCATAAGTCAGCACAAGGACCACCGGCAGCAGGGCGGTGTTGAGGATAAAGGCATTGGCTTCCCGCCAACCGATCAGGT harbors:
- a CDS encoding glycosyltransferase, which translates into the protein MPSPEIDPSSASLVTHFDWVAMHDARARRAQRGFHAQLLAHFRHHIPAGSRVLELGCGTGDLLAALQPVRGLGLDFSPAMIAKARVRHVGSPTLEFRVADAAQVPEGETFDHIILDYITGYLDDIQAVLERLRACAHPRTRLHLTSLNTLWTPALRLASATGRVMPQPPSAWLADSDLLNLLELSGWEVVRFERLQLCPWAIPGLAALCNRFLVRLPGLRHLGITLAFTARLRTPPLPDAARRLTCSVIVPARNESGNIRPALERIPVLGAGTEVIFVEGHSRDDTWEVIEREVAAYTGPHRVRCLRQPGKGKWDAVHAGFAVATGDVLVIQDADLTAPPEDLPKFFRVIASGAAEFANGSRLVYPMESRAMRFLNLLGNKFFALALSFVLGQPVKDSLCGTKMLLRSDYERLLQRIAPFGDFDPFGDFNLLFGSSLLDLKIRDVPVRYKDRTYGETNISRFRHGWILLRMTWFGLRHLRCYSMRVASCASDPARTVSVV